In one Carettochelys insculpta isolate YL-2023 chromosome 6, ASM3395843v1, whole genome shotgun sequence genomic region, the following are encoded:
- the TIGD1 gene encoding tigger transposable element-derived protein 1, with product MSREASANIMSQKRPASDSGVTSSMSLANIKKTRKTISLSTKLDILRCFDAGKRAVDIGIALGLTPTTVRTIRRNADKIRASAQSVIPLSATTISQSRSSLLENMEHLLSVWIEDQNQRNVPVSLLMIQAKAKSLYDNLKRHQGEGSQAETFTASQGWFDGFKRRYNLHNIKMSSEVAGADTAAAKKFTDCLKKIIEEGGYSPKQVFNVDETGLYWKRMPERTYISREEKTVPGFQAAKDRLTLLLGGNAAGDMKMKPLAVYQSETPRALKGYSKECLPVIWRSNKKAWVTGAVFSEWLTLYAVPAWKEYCAKENLDFKILLLIDNAPAHPFNLDDLCKNVKVVFLPANLTSLIQPMDQGAIAAFKAYYLRLTLLQLFRGTDGEGKPTIRQFWHDYNILKCINNIGESWAEVTQTCMNGVWGKLWPECVSDIKGFKDVVPDIKKDILGLAKKVGFDEVEEADITQLLQSHKEELTNEDLMQLEVLRAMEEEGLEVKEESTHQNLTAKRLSEAFRMIEAGLQILRDDDPDRERSSKVIRGVSHLMTCYKEIYQEKRKQNTL from the coding sequence ATGTCCAGAGAAGCATCAGCCAACATCATGAGTCAAAAGCGTCCAGCAAGCGATAGTGGAGTGACTAGCAGTATGAGTCTTGCTAACATTAAGAAAACCAGGAAAACCATTAGTCTGAGTACTAAATTAGACATTTTAAGGTGTTTTGATGCAGGCAAGCGTGCAGTAGACATTGGCATTGCTCTAGGTCTTACTCCAACCACTGTGAGAACAATTCGGAGAAATGCTGACAAGATTAGGGCTAGTGCTCAGTCGGTAATACCACTGAGTGCTACTACAATAAGTCAGTCAAGAAGCAGTTTGCTGGAAAACATGGAGCATCTTCTCTCGGTGTGGATAGAAGACCAAAATCAGCGGAATGTACCTGTAAGTTTGCTAATGATACAAGCTAAGGCAAAAAGTTTGTATGACAATTTGAAGAGACACCAAGGTGAAGGATCTCAGGCAGAGACTTTCACAGCAAGTCAGGGGTGGTTTGATGGTTTCAAGAGGCGCTACAACCTGCATAACATCAAGATGTCCAGTGAGGTGGCTGGTGCAGATACTGCAGCCGCTAAAAAATTCACTGACTGTCTCAAGAAAATAATTGAGGAAGGTGGCTATTCCCCTAAACAAGTCTTCAACGTTGATGAAACAGGTCTCTACTGGAAGAGGATGCCTGAGCGGACTTACATTTCCAGAGAGGAGAAGACAGTGCCTGGATTTCAAGCAGCTAAAGACCGCCTAACCTTGCTACTAGGTGGTAATGCAGCTGGAGACATGAAGATGAAACCACTGGCAGTGTACCAATCCGAAACACCACGTGCTCTCAAGGGATATTCAAAGGAGTGCCTTCCAGTCATTTGGAGATCTAATAAGAAGGCATGGGTGACTGGGGCTGTTTTTTCAGAATGGCTGACTCTCTACGCTGTCCCTGCATGGAAGGAATACTGTGCCAAGGAAAATCTGGATTTCAAGATTTTATTGCTTATTGATAATGCACCGGCACATCCATTCAACCTGGATGACCTGTGCAAAAATGTCAAAGTTGTCTTTCTGCCAGCTAACTTGACATCACTCATCCAACCCATGGACCAAGGAGCCATCGCTGCATTTAAGGCATATTACTTACGTCTTACTTTACTTCAACTCTTTAGAGGCACCGATGGGGAAGGCAAACCTACGATTAGGCAGTTTTGGCATGACTACAACATCTTGAAGTGCATTAATAACATCGGTGAGTCCTGGGCAGAGGTTACTCAGACGTGCATGAACGGTGTGTGGGGGAAGCTGTGGCCTGAATGTGTCAGTGATATAAAAGGATTTAAAGATGTGGTTCCTGATATTAAGAAAGATATCCTTGGCTTGGCCAAGAAAGTGGGATTTGATGAGGTGGAAGAAGCCGACATTACACAGCTTCTGCAATCACACAAAGAAGAGCTGACCAATGAAGATCTGATGCAACTAGAGGTGTTGAGAGCAATGGAAGAAGAGGGCCTAGAAGTAAAAGAAGAATCAACCCATCAAAATTTGACTGCCAAACGCCTTTCTGAAGCTTTCCGAATGATTGAAGCTGGCTTGCAAATCCTCCGTGATGATGATCCTGACAGGGAACGCAGCTCCAAAGTGATTAGGGGAGTCAGTCATCTAATGACTTGCTATAAAGAAATTTACCaagaaaaaaggaagcaaaaCACTCTCTAG